A genomic stretch from Candidatus Ozemobacteraceae bacterium includes:
- a CDS encoding epoxyqueuosine reductase QueH — protein sequence MSLLLHTCCGPCLSGAWPHLKRNGISDIVLFWENPNIHPYVEYHSRFESFKKMAGVLGAEIRRGDVSYGLERFLVALGGDFGPSRCAACFRMRLNATASRARQDGFESFSTTLLISPFQDHDLLVAIGREAGREHGVAFVETDLRPAFPDTHAGARENELYRQKYCGCVFSERDRFAPKLRLAL from the coding sequence ATGTCGCTTCTGCTTCACACCTGTTGCGGTCCCTGTCTGAGCGGTGCCTGGCCGCACCTGAAGCGCAACGGCATATCCGATATCGTCCTGTTCTGGGAAAACCCCAACATCCATCCGTACGTCGAGTATCATTCCAGGTTCGAATCGTTCAAAAAGATGGCGGGCGTGCTCGGCGCCGAGATACGCCGGGGCGACGTCTCCTACGGTCTCGAACGCTTTCTCGTGGCTCTCGGGGGCGACTTCGGGCCTTCCCGCTGCGCCGCCTGCTTCCGCATGCGCCTGAACGCTACGGCTTCCCGGGCCCGGCAGGACGGATTCGAGTCGTTTTCGACCACCCTGCTGATCAGCCCCTTCCAGGATCACGACCTGCTGGTTGCGATCGGCCGAGAAGCCGGCCGCGAGCACGGCGTCGCCTTTGTTGAGACCGACCTGCGCCCGGCGTTTCCCGACACCCATGCCGGAGCGCGGGAGAATGAATTATATCGCCAGAAATATTGCGGCTGCGTGTTCAGCGAGCGTGACCGTTTCGCCCCGAAACTGCGCCTGGCGCTTTAG
- a CDS encoding SpoIID/LytB domain-containing protein — MTTLATPEATLRIGIEAAVPTVTILMPGGGDLVDEKNRRVKSFRSGERFSWSVSQETPPSKKQDRRASRKKSVFSSLAGRSMRFQPKQGTLSLNGRAYRGVLEVSFGRSGATVVNLVGMEDYVKGVVGSEIGSLSPEESLKAQAVIARTFAIASRGKHQKDGYDLCDREHCQVYGGVKAERASVSKAVDATRGIIMISDGVPISTMYHATCGGMTSDNEKVYGGAPTKYLRRVRCDYCKAGTKYRWQQHIDLASLRKALASERLGFERLYAVEAIAPAPLDRVDLVKLQTDRGELRVKGTTFRRLFNLPSTTFVVPALEADPRPRVGHPSPSVGSGAPPKTALPVDSVSIFAGGKQSGPPQLIVQTAQGIRRAKRPSSGWIVVAGRRQALDTSLRRGLLLKSGTRELTGIDLSGRGFGHQVGLCQSGAIELGRRGWSYRQILALYYSHVALRQLRYEAVPRRK; from the coding sequence ATGACCACACTCGCGACGCCCGAGGCAACACTCAGGATCGGGATCGAAGCCGCCGTTCCGACGGTGACGATCCTCATGCCGGGGGGTGGAGACCTGGTCGATGAAAAAAACCGGCGGGTCAAATCGTTCCGTTCCGGCGAACGCTTTTCCTGGAGCGTTTCTCAAGAGACGCCCCCGTCGAAAAAGCAGGATCGCCGCGCGTCACGAAAAAAAAGCGTCTTCTCTTCCCTGGCGGGCCGCAGCATGCGTTTTCAGCCGAAGCAGGGAACGTTGTCGCTGAACGGCCGGGCCTATCGCGGCGTTCTCGAGGTTTCCTTCGGGAGGAGCGGGGCTACCGTCGTGAACCTCGTCGGCATGGAAGACTACGTGAAAGGCGTCGTCGGAAGCGAGATCGGCTCACTTTCCCCCGAAGAAAGCCTCAAGGCCCAGGCCGTCATCGCCCGCACCTTTGCCATCGCGAGCAGAGGCAAACACCAGAAAGACGGGTACGATCTATGCGACCGGGAACACTGCCAGGTGTATGGCGGGGTAAAGGCGGAACGGGCGAGCGTCTCGAAAGCGGTCGACGCCACGCGCGGCATCATCATGATCAGCGACGGCGTTCCCATCTCCACGATGTATCACGCCACGTGCGGGGGCATGACGTCCGACAACGAAAAGGTCTACGGCGGCGCCCCGACGAAGTATCTGCGCCGCGTGCGATGCGATTACTGCAAAGCCGGAACGAAATACCGCTGGCAGCAGCACATCGACCTCGCCAGCCTCCGAAAGGCTCTCGCGTCTGAAAGACTCGGTTTCGAACGCCTGTATGCCGTCGAAGCGATTGCCCCAGCTCCGCTCGACCGGGTCGATCTGGTCAAGCTTCAGACGGATCGAGGCGAACTGCGGGTGAAAGGAACGACGTTCAGGCGCCTGTTCAATCTTCCCAGCACGACGTTCGTTGTTCCTGCCTTGGAGGCAGATCCCCGCCCGAGAGTTGGACACCCGTCGCCGTCAGTCGGATCAGGCGCCCCCCCGAAAACCGCTCTTCCCGTCGATTCGGTAAGCATCTTCGCAGGCGGGAAGCAGTCCGGGCCTCCGCAACTGATCGTCCAGACCGCCCAGGGAATACGTCGCGCGAAGAGGCCCTCTTCAGGCTGGATTGTCGTCGCGGGCCGGCGGCAGGCCCTTGACACCTCTCTCCGCCGGGGTCTACTCTTGAAATCAGGAACTCGTGAACTCACCGGCATCGACCTTTCGGGTCGCGGATTCGGTCATCAGGTGGGACTCTGCCAGTCGGGCGCCATCGAACTCGGTCGACGCGGCTGGTCCTATCGCCAGATTCTCGCCTTGTATTATTCCCACGTCGCCCTTCGACAACTGCGCTACGAAGCAGTTCCCAGACGCAAATGA
- a CDS encoding carbohydrate ABC transporter permease, giving the protein MTSGRRMTPTLLSTGVLTVGLVLTLGPLAWMLVTAFTDPAALEQSPPRYGIWSLENFRLLLSGGRMFRWTLNSLVISAVITAGQLLFNALAAFSFSVGRFRGRELLFWLVLAAMMVPGQIVMLPLFLFLARWGLIDSLWAVILPSLAAPFGIFMIRQYMDSIPRQLQEAARMDGAGEYEVFRHIYLPLSAPIMATSGIFIFIAQWNSFLWPLITLNSEASYTLPVGLATMQDQQIMDYGLLMAGATFAALPMVLVFMLFSKHLLEGMRSGAVQ; this is encoded by the coding sequence ATGACATCCGGCCGCCGCATGACCCCCACCCTGCTCTCCACCGGCGTTCTGACCGTCGGCCTCGTCCTGACGCTCGGGCCGCTCGCCTGGATGCTCGTCACGGCGTTCACCGACCCGGCGGCGCTCGAGCAGAGCCCGCCCCGCTACGGGATCTGGTCGCTCGAGAATTTCCGGCTGCTGCTGAGCGGCGGCCGCATGTTCCGTTGGACGCTCAACTCCCTGGTCATCTCCGCCGTCATCACGGCCGGGCAGCTTTTGTTCAACGCCCTCGCCGCCTTCAGCTTCTCGGTCGGCAGGTTCCGGGGCCGCGAACTGCTGTTCTGGCTCGTCCTGGCCGCCATGATGGTCCCGGGCCAGATCGTCATGCTCCCGCTGTTCCTCTTCCTCGCCCGCTGGGGCCTGATCGACAGCCTCTGGGCGGTCATTCTTCCCTCGCTGGCCGCACCCTTCGGCATCTTCATGATCCGCCAGTACATGGATTCGATTCCCCGACAGCTCCAGGAGGCCGCCCGCATGGACGGCGCGGGTGAATACGAAGTCTTCCGGCACATCTACCTGCCGCTTTCGGCACCGATCATGGCCACGTCGGGCATCTTTATCTTCATCGCCCAGTGGAATTCGTTCCTCTGGCCGCTGATCACCCTGAATTCCGAAGCGAGTTACACGCTCCCGGTCGGGCTCGCGACGATGCAGGACCAGCAGATCATGGATTACGGCCTGCTGATGGCCGGGGCGACCTTCGCCGCCCTGCCGATGGTCCTGGTATTCATGCTGTTCTCGAAACATCTCCTCGAAGGAATGCGAAGCGGAGCCGTGCAATGA
- the miaB gene encoding tRNA (N6-isopentenyl adenosine(37)-C2)-methylthiotransferase MiaB — protein sequence MCVPQSPKYFLTTFGCQMNQADAQRIRGMLTSIGYEESASEDDADLILFNTCCVREHAEQRLISRIQSLQRLKKSNRELLIGIAGCVAQAKKERLFEMLPHVDLVFGPNDIPSLPLLLQHARTRKATGAFAAIGGFDGEQADGIILEKPFSALVNIIRGCTNFCSYCIVPHVRGPEVSRPLPELVDFITALAGKGVVEVTLLGQNVNAYGKDIGLEEGFITLLERVEEIPGIQWVRFLTSHPRDFSFQAVERMSRLRKLCEMFHLPAQAGSDRILRLMNRGYTRRRYLDLVEHVRTAVPGACITTDLICGFPTETEAEFEETLSLVREVRFESAYTYYYSPREGTPAASMEGILPESDRKARLSRLIEVQNAISEEESAKQVGRTFDVLVDGSSDRSPGHLLGKTRTGRVVDFPGSSDLIGRFVRVKIDRARLWTMSGTLV from the coding sequence ATGTGCGTCCCGCAATCTCCAAAATACTTCCTCACCACATTCGGGTGCCAGATGAATCAGGCTGACGCTCAGCGGATTCGCGGCATGCTTACGAGCATCGGGTATGAAGAGTCCGCCTCGGAAGACGATGCCGATCTCATCCTGTTCAACACGTGTTGCGTTCGGGAGCATGCGGAACAACGGCTCATCAGCCGCATCCAGTCGCTTCAACGGTTGAAGAAATCGAACCGCGAACTCCTGATCGGCATTGCGGGTTGCGTGGCCCAGGCAAAAAAGGAGCGGCTGTTCGAGATGCTGCCGCATGTCGACCTCGTCTTTGGGCCGAACGACATTCCGAGCCTTCCTCTTCTGCTGCAGCACGCCCGCACTCGGAAAGCGACGGGGGCGTTCGCCGCCATCGGCGGCTTCGACGGCGAGCAGGCCGACGGCATCATTCTCGAGAAGCCATTTTCGGCCTTGGTAAACATCATCAGGGGATGCACGAACTTCTGCTCCTACTGCATCGTCCCGCATGTGCGCGGCCCGGAGGTTTCACGCCCGTTACCCGAGCTCGTCGATTTCATCACGGCCCTCGCCGGCAAAGGCGTCGTCGAGGTCACCCTGCTCGGCCAGAACGTGAACGCCTACGGGAAGGACATCGGGTTGGAGGAAGGGTTCATCACTCTTCTCGAACGGGTCGAAGAGATCCCGGGAATCCAATGGGTCCGGTTTCTGACCTCCCACCCCCGGGATTTTTCCTTTCAGGCCGTCGAACGGATGTCGCGCCTCCGGAAACTCTGCGAGATGTTCCACCTTCCTGCACAGGCGGGGTCAGACCGCATTCTTAGACTGATGAACCGGGGGTATACCCGAAGGCGCTACCTGGATCTCGTCGAACACGTCCGAACCGCCGTTCCCGGGGCATGTATAACGACGGATTTAATATGCGGTTTTCCAACCGAGACCGAGGCGGAGTTCGAGGAAACCCTGTCACTCGTCCGAGAAGTCCGGTTCGAGTCCGCGTATACGTATTACTATTCACCCCGCGAAGGCACCCCTGCGGCTTCGATGGAAGGAATTCTCCCCGAAAGCGATCGCAAGGCGAGGCTGTCCCGCCTGATCGAGGTTCAGAACGCCATCTCCGAGGAGGAAAGCGCGAAACAGGTCGGCCGTACGTTCGACGTTCTGGTCGACGGAAGTTCCGACCGCTCGCCCGGCCATCTCCTGGGGAAGACGCGTACCGGCCGGGTCGTCGATTTTCCCGGCTCATCCGACCTGATCGGACGCTTCGTCCGGGTGAAGATCGATCGGGCGCGCCTCTGGACAATGTCCGGCACGCTCGTCTGA
- the murQ gene encoding N-acetylmuramic acid 6-phosphate etherase: protein MTQSTTQAAAASLPLTESRNPRSVYIDRQPTRDVVKTFLHEDRAVFTAVEAAADSIAQAVDRIVASFRQGGRLVYIGAGTSGRLAVLDASECPPTFGVPPEMVTAVIAGGSAAILQAVEGAEDDRDAAVADLRAVNLSPADTVVGITASGTTPYVISGLSFAKGVGSCTVLLSCNPYGRPPDVDIHINPVVGPEVITGSTRLKSGTACKLVLNMLSSISMIRIGKVYQNLMVDVRATNAKLRRRAQRIVMEGARTTPEHADTCLSRANGEAKLAIYLAKNGGTADEARKALNAAAGRLAVALGEIDADEI from the coding sequence ATGACGCAATCGACAACCCAGGCCGCAGCAGCCTCGCTGCCGCTGACGGAAAGCAGAAACCCGCGGTCGGTCTATATCGACCGCCAGCCCACCCGTGACGTCGTCAAAACGTTCCTGCACGAGGATCGCGCGGTCTTCACCGCCGTCGAGGCGGCGGCCGACAGCATCGCCCAGGCGGTCGACCGGATCGTCGCCTCGTTCAGGCAGGGCGGCCGGCTCGTCTACATCGGGGCGGGGACATCGGGCAGGCTCGCCGTTCTCGATGCCTCGGAGTGCCCCCCCACCTTCGGCGTGCCGCCGGAGATGGTCACGGCCGTGATCGCGGGCGGCTCGGCGGCCATCCTCCAGGCAGTCGAAGGCGCGGAGGACGATCGGGACGCGGCCGTTGCAGATCTGAGGGCGGTCAACCTCTCGCCGGCCGATACCGTGGTCGGGATCACGGCTTCCGGAACCACGCCCTACGTCATTTCCGGCCTCTCGTTCGCGAAAGGGGTCGGCAGCTGCACGGTGTTGCTTTCCTGCAACCCGTATGGGCGCCCCCCCGACGTGGATATTCACATCAACCCGGTCGTCGGACCGGAGGTGATCACCGGTTCGACCCGGCTCAAGAGCGGAACGGCCTGCAAACTGGTGCTGAACATGCTGTCTTCGATCTCGATGATCAGGATCGGCAAGGTGTATCAGAACCTCATGGTGGACGTTCGGGCCACGAACGCGAAACTGCGCAGACGCGCCCAGCGCATCGTGATGGAAGGCGCCCGCACGACGCCCGAACACGCCGACACCTGCCTGTCCCGCGCAAACGGGGAAGCCAAGCTGGCCATCTACCTGGCGAAGAACGGCGGAACGGCCGACGAGGCAAGAAAGGCTTTGAACGCGGCCGCCGGCCGGCTCGCCGTCGCCCTGGGAGAAATCGACGCAGATGAGATCTGA
- a CDS encoding SpoIID/LytB domain-containing protein, with protein MRSDFKRLARVSLLAVSLLGAPSLDAAPAPVVKVKTAEYAKSLECRLPGGGTWRLGNASGKIGGKDAVSISGTILSPARKRYHVMVESAPRREPDRLEAALRKWRSSGRPIHTFEAGKISYAADGKTVAWDGRVVYIGVGVFDARDAASKLADEMAAAGSSSWIFEEILARARGTLTLHINGKRVAAGNTELQLVPGDVVELKKVEHARGYAWHGFEDRSYRGPVSIHWGAQDALDAIFTTDLETILAGVVPSEISAKAAPSALQAQAVAARGEILSKIGLRHLGEGFDFCAEQHCQVYAGENAASRKLAPVIAKTRGALLRNAEGAIVDAVYAANCGGRGEPNHLVWTSPPDPYLKGVWDIRGNPGNLDLSREEDVSSFIRNPPPCWCGDATVEGGDKFRWKKTLTADDWKKVEETAGIGKISSVSGFERGPSGRLYKVILTGESGTKTVMKELAIRKLFGGLRSACFIAEWKRDDRGFIAGAEISGAGWGHGVGMCQTGAQAMAKAGKTFDQILGHYFPGGKIEKAY; from the coding sequence ATGAGATCTGATTTCAAACGGCTCGCCCGGGTTTCCCTTCTCGCCGTGAGCCTTCTCGGGGCCCCGTCGCTGGATGCAGCGCCCGCGCCGGTCGTGAAAGTGAAAACGGCGGAGTATGCAAAAAGTCTCGAATGCCGCCTTCCCGGCGGGGGAACGTGGCGGCTCGGCAACGCATCGGGCAAAATCGGCGGGAAGGACGCGGTTTCAATATCAGGAACGATCCTCTCTCCCGCCAGGAAGCGATATCACGTCATGGTGGAGTCGGCGCCGCGCAGAGAGCCCGATCGGCTCGAAGCGGCCCTTCGGAAGTGGCGCTCGAGCGGCAGGCCGATCCATACGTTCGAAGCCGGGAAGATCTCCTATGCCGCTGACGGGAAGACGGTCGCGTGGGACGGCCGGGTCGTGTATATCGGGGTCGGCGTGTTCGACGCACGCGATGCCGCATCGAAGCTCGCTGACGAGATGGCCGCGGCCGGCAGTTCTAGCTGGATCTTCGAGGAAATTCTCGCCCGGGCGCGAGGCACCCTCACGCTTCATATCAATGGGAAACGCGTTGCCGCCGGGAACACGGAGCTTCAGCTCGTTCCGGGCGACGTGGTCGAACTGAAAAAGGTCGAACATGCCAGAGGGTATGCTTGGCACGGCTTCGAAGACCGGTCTTACCGCGGCCCCGTAAGTATCCACTGGGGGGCACAGGACGCGCTGGACGCGATTTTCACGACCGATCTCGAGACGATCCTCGCGGGGGTGGTGCCCTCCGAAATATCTGCAAAAGCCGCGCCTTCAGCCCTTCAGGCGCAGGCCGTGGCGGCACGGGGTGAAATTCTTTCGAAGATCGGCCTCAGGCATCTCGGCGAAGGCTTCGACTTCTGCGCAGAACAGCACTGCCAGGTGTATGCCGGCGAGAACGCGGCATCCCGCAAACTCGCTCCCGTCATTGCAAAAACACGGGGCGCCCTGCTTCGCAATGCCGAGGGAGCGATCGTCGATGCGGTATATGCGGCGAACTGCGGCGGCCGCGGTGAACCGAATCATCTCGTGTGGACCTCTCCCCCCGACCCGTATCTGAAAGGCGTCTGGGATATCCGGGGAAACCCGGGGAATCTCGATCTGAGCCGCGAGGAAGACGTCTCGTCGTTCATCCGGAACCCGCCACCATGCTGGTGCGGCGATGCGACGGTGGAGGGCGGCGATAAGTTCCGATGGAAGAAAACGCTGACGGCAGACGACTGGAAAAAGGTCGAAGAAACTGCGGGAATCGGGAAGATATCGAGTGTTTCCGGGTTCGAACGCGGTCCCTCCGGCCGACTCTACAAAGTTATACTGACCGGAGAATCCGGCACGAAAACCGTCATGAAGGAACTCGCCATCCGCAAGCTGTTCGGGGGGCTGAGAAGCGCTTGTTTCATTGCGGAATGGAAGCGCGACGACCGCGGGTTCATCGCGGGCGCCGAGATAAGCGGAGCCGGCTGGGGACACGGGGTCGGCATGTGTCAGACGGGTGCGCAAGCCATGGCCAAGGCCGGAAAAACCTTCGACCAGATTCTCGGACACTATTTTCCTGGCGGAAAAATCGAAAAAGCCTACTGA